TCATTTTTGGAATGTGTTTTTCGAGCGGGAAAATTGGTCCGCTGTGGCTGGTGGGGTTGTATTTTCTCCACACCATCGGTGAATTGTGCCTCAGCCCGGTTGGCCTGGGCACGGTGACCCGTGTGGCTCCAGCTAAAATGGTGGGACTCCTGATGGGACTCTGGTTTGTGTTTACCGCGATTGGCAACTTTGGCGCGGGGTACATTGCCACCTATTTCAACCCGGATAAAGGCTGGACTTCGCTCCAGTTATTTTTCGGAGTTCTGGCGGTGATAGCGGTTGCCGGCGCCGTTTTGCTGGCCGTAATTCGACCTTTCGTTCAACGAATAACAGGAATGAAAGTGTAACTCAGGGTTCAGGGTCATAAGCCCCAGGATAAGGATTTCAGGCCCGGAGGGTCGTCGTGTAATAGCCGTGGTGCGAAGCCCACGGTCACGGCCAGGACGAGACCCAAACCCAACAAGAACATCGTTCAACACCAACGGAAAGGACACAGGGGTTCTTATCCTGGCGCTTATGGGGCAAGGAAATGCTTTCGAAAACCCGGAATCCGGCGGCGCGGAACTCAAAATGGTATTACTGACTGGCTTGAACTATGAAAACTGACTACTTTCGAACCAAACCGCTGGCTCAAGTGCTCAATGAAGCTGGCGAAGACGGTGAACATACCCTGCGTCGGGTTCTTGGGCCGGTGCATTTGATTGCGCTGGGAATTGGAGCGGTCATCGGCGCCGGGATTTTTGTGATTACGGGTTCGGCGGCGGCCCAATATGCCGGGCCGGCGATTACCTTGTCGTTTATCCTGGCAGGGCTCGGATGTGCGTTCGCCGGGTTATGTTATGCCGAATTCAGCACCCTGATTCCGGTTTCAGGTTCAGCTTATACCTACGGGTATGCCACGCTGGGAGAAATCGTCGCCTGGATTATCGGCTGGGATTTGATCCTCGAATATGCCTTTAGCGCCGCTACTGTTGCTTCGGGGTGGGGTGCCACGTTGGTGAGTTTGCTCCAGGATTTTGGGATTTCAATTCCTCCGCAATTGACTGAATCACCTGGGGAAACGCTGGTTCAATTCCAGGGCCGCTGGGAGTTGCTTTCGACGGTCGAGCCACTCATCCGGGCAGCCGGTGTGTCAGTTGATTCCCTGCCGCATGTGACTTCGCTGTTGAATCTGCCGGCGTTTCTGGTGATTTGCGTTGTCACGGCCATTCTTGTGGTTGGGGTTCAGGAATCTGCAGCACTCAACACCGTGATGGTGGTGGTCAAACTATGTACAGTTCTGATTTTCATCGGTGTCGCAGGGCTCTTTCTGGCAAAAAATCCAGAACTGGCGACCACCAACTGGACGCCGTACATTCCTGAAAACACAGGGCATTTTGGTGAATTCGGCTGGTCGGGTATTGCGCGTGGCGCCGGGGTTATCTTCTTTGCCTACATTGGATTTGACAGCGTTTCAACCGCTGCCCAGGAGGCCAAAAACCCGCAACGTGATATGCCGATTGGCATTTTGGGTTCGCTGGTGATTTGTACGGTGCTCTACATTGTGGTGGCCGGGTTGCTCACGGGTTCAATTTCCTATTCACGGCTCAATGTCGCGGCACCAGTGGCTCTGGCGATTGACGCCACGGGTGTTCGCTGGGGAAGTTTTCTGGTCAAGGTCGGTTCACTGGCTGGACTCAGCACCGTGATTCTGGTCACGCTGATGGGCCAATCCCGCGTGTTCCTGTCAATGTCACGGGATGGCCTGCTTCCACCCTGGGCGGCCAAAATCCATCCCCGATTTCGCACCCCCTGGATTTCTTCGATTCTGGTCGGGCTGGGCGTTGCCATCTTTGCCGCGTTGATTCCAATTGGGACGCTCGGTCAACTGGTTGCCATCGGCACCTTGCTGGCGTTTTCCATCGTCTGTGCTGGTGTCTGGATTTTGCGCATCAAGCAGCCGAATTTACATCGTCCGTTCAAAACGCCCTGGGTGCCGTTTGTGCCATTGATGGGAATTGGAATTTCCATGCTGTTGATGGTCAGTCTTCCACCTGATACCTGGATTCGGCTGGCGGTGTGGCTTGCTATCGGCATGGCCATTTATTTCGGCTATGGCCGCAACCACAGCCGGGTCCAGTCAATTCAACGAAACGAAGCTGGTTAGAATTGAAAAGGAAAAACCGCGAACACACAAATTTCAAAAAACATAGAACCCCTCCAAAAATTGACACAGTGAGTAACTCCGAAGTCAGGGTTATTCACTGTTTTGTTTTTTCACCCACCTTGTTTTCATCATTCAAAGTTCTCCATTTTCAGTTGTAAAAAACTGTAAAAGCGAGAATCCAAAGCAGTTTTCCCGGAAAAACTTCACGATTCTTTACAAACTTTTACTGAGTCACGGGCTTCTTTATGGTACTTCTATCCATCCACTCTCTACATATAACCAAACACTTTTTTAGGAGGCCCTGTGAGAGCATTGTATTCATTCGTGTTGATTGTGAGCGTGATTGGGGTGACTGGGAACCAATCACAGGTCTTTGGACAAACGGCACAGGGTGCCACAACGGCGGCGCCGGCCACGGCACCGCGCATCATCGGCGAAGTGGTTGCCGTCAATAAAGAAAAACGCGTGCTGCAAATCAAAACCGCCCAGGGTGAATGTACCGTTGCAGCCGAAGATTCAGCCGCCTGTAAACGCGTCGCCCCAGACGCGAAAACCCTCGATGGCGCTGAAACAATTGAATTTACCGATATCCGCCCCGGAGATCGGGTCTGGGCCCGCAGCACCACGGCTGTGGCTGAAACACCAAATACCTTCCTCTCGAAACAACTGGTGCTAATGAGCGCCACCTCCATTGCCGAACGCAACAAACTCGACCAGGAAGCCTGGCGACGGCGCGGCGTGCGTGGCGAAGTCGTGGCGGCGGATGTTGCCAAAAACGAGTTCACCCTCAAATTGCGCGACGGGCAGACGGTATTGATGAAACTGGCGCCACAGGCTGATATCCGACGGTTCCCGCCTGGGTCATATGAATTCACCGCTTCAAAGCCAATTACCGCCAGCGAAATCAAAATCGGTGAAACCCTGATGTGTATGGGCGACCGAAGTCCTGACGGCACGCAATTTTCAGCCGAACGCGTCGTCACTGGCGATGTCCCACGTCCAACGTTTGGACAGGTGAAAGAAATCCGGCTTGAGAAAAAGGAAATCGTCGTCCAGTCGCGCGAAGGCGAAACCGTGGTTCAACTCACCAGTGAAACTCTGCTTCGTCAAATGCCGGAAGAACTCCGCGAACAGCCCGCAAACGGCGGCGGGAACTCCGAGGCCCAGCCACAACGTCGTCAAGGTCGTCAAGGGATGCGAATGAACCCCGAAGCGATGATGGAACGGCTCAAACAAGCCCCCGAATTGAAACTTACCGAATTAAAAGTCGGCGAATACGTCATGGCCAATGGGCCCAAATCAACCGATGGCAAATCGGTGACAGCCCTGTTTCTGGTCCGCGTTCCGGCGCCGAATTTCCGGAATCAAGGTCCATCGCTCAGTTCCCCCGACGGCGGCTTGAGCGACCCAGGGTCACAACAGTAGCGGGCATAGGGTTCAGGGTTCAGGGTTTGGAAAGTCTGGATTCCTGGTTTGGGAAAGAGACCAAAACGACCAAAGTGATCAAAAAATCAAAAACCCTGAACCCTGAACCCTGAACCCTGAACCCCAATGGAAAATACCATGCACGCATTCTTTCGATTTTCTGCTTTTTTTCTCATTCTTTCTCTGGTCGTGGTGACTGCCGCGACCAGCCAGCCGGTGTTTGCCCAACGCAAAGCCAGTGGGTTGAATTTGCGAGGATTGGTTCTTGACGAATCTGGCGCCGGATTGGCCGGTGCCGAAATTACACTCACCACCAGCGCTGGAAAAGACTTGCAATCAGTTTCAGGTGAAAAAGGCGGATTTGCCTTCGATGGATTAGCACCGGGTGAATACCTGGTGAAAGTCTCAGCTCCTGGATTTGCTCCCTATCAAAGTGAAGTGATTCAGCTTGGGAATGGTCAACTGACACCGCTTGTGATCCAAATGGCGATTGAAACCGTGGCCGAACAAGTCACGGTTGATGCGAACCAGGCGCTCACCCTTTCAGCGGACAACAATGCCAGCGCCGTGGTTTTTAAAGGTGCTGATCTGGAAGCCCTTCCGGAAGATCCCGACGAACTCGCCAGCGCGCTCCAGGAACTGGCCGGGCCCGGCGGCGGGCCCGGTGGTGCCCAGCTTTTCGTGGATGGCTTTTCCGGCATTCGATTGCCGCCGAAAAGTTCAATTCGAGAAATTCGCATCAATTCCAACCCGTTTTCAGCCGAATATGATCGTCTGGGCTTTGG
This DNA window, taken from Acidobacteriota bacterium, encodes the following:
- a CDS encoding amino acid permease, translating into MKTDYFRTKPLAQVLNEAGEDGEHTLRRVLGPVHLIALGIGAVIGAGIFVITGSAAAQYAGPAITLSFILAGLGCAFAGLCYAEFSTLIPVSGSAYTYGYATLGEIVAWIIGWDLILEYAFSAATVASGWGATLVSLLQDFGISIPPQLTESPGETLVQFQGRWELLSTVEPLIRAAGVSVDSLPHVTSLLNLPAFLVICVVTAILVVGVQESAALNTVMVVVKLCTVLIFIGVAGLFLAKNPELATTNWTPYIPENTGHFGEFGWSGIARGAGVIFFAYIGFDSVSTAAQEAKNPQRDMPIGILGSLVICTVLYIVVAGLLTGSISYSRLNVAAPVALAIDATGVRWGSFLVKVGSLAGLSTVILVTLMGQSRVFLSMSRDGLLPPWAAKIHPRFRTPWISSILVGLGVAIFAALIPIGTLGQLVAIGTLLAFSIVCAGVWILRIKQPNLHRPFKTPWVPFVPLMGIGISMLLMVSLPPDTWIRLAVWLAIGMAIYFGYGRNHSRVQSIQRNEAG